The genomic segment CACATTTCCTTGGCCACAACTTCCGCCAGTCGTCAGGTCGGATGGTTTCGATTGCGATCACTTCCGAGGCGATTGGCACGTTCCAGGAGCGACTCTCAACCCTTACGAAACGGGTCGGCAGGCGGAGCATTTTCTAGCTCGCAGACTAGATGCCGGCCTGCCTGCCGGGGCACGAAGGCATACTCCCACTTGGCACAAGCCCTCGCAGACCTTCCAGAACGGCGACTCAGGCGGCCGTGACCGGGCTTTCTCTCCCGTAAGGCTGGGAGGGTATATGCCATACTTTGGCAAGGTTTTTTCAATTGTGTTGAGCCAAGCGGCAAAAAGCACAAGGTTTGGTCGGCAGCTAGGTCAACAGATGTAAGGAGTAAGCGAACGTAGCGGGCAGCGGAAAGGTGGCTACACCTGGCGCGACGGGAGGAACCCACTCTTTCTTTCGCTTCACCTCGGCTCAAGGCTTCTGCGTTTGCCTCCAACCTAAGAGTTCTCATTAAAAGAAGAGGCGGTTGTATGGCTCCTGCAACCGAGGGATGTTGCCAGGAGAAACGCATCGGAGCAGATTGCTTTCCCAAGGTGGAAATCCAAGAGAACGTGCCTCTGAAAGATTGGACAAGCCTCGGCGTAGGAGGACCCGCACGGTTTTTTGTGCGAGCCAAGACCCAAGAGGAGATTCTCGAGGCTGTCCGCTGGGCGACCAAACGGCGCCTTCCTATCTTTGTCTTGGGAGGTGGAACCAATGTTCTTTTCTCAGACCGTGGATTTGACGGGCTTGTGGTTCACATGGCTCTGCGCGGAATCCGAAGATATAGCGAGGGGGAGCATTTGATTTACGAGGTTGCTGCGGGGGAGCCATGGGATGATTTTGTCGCACAGGCAGTCGAGGAAGGGGCGGCCGGGGTAGAATGTTTGAGCGGGATTCCTGGAACGGCCGGCGCAACACCCGTTCAAAATGTGGGTGCCTACGGGCAGGAGACTTCTCAGACCCTTTTGGACCTTGAGGTTCTCGATCTAGAGAAGGGCCAAACGCGATGGATGAAGGCGTCAGAGTGCGAATTCGGGTACCGTCGGAGCGTTTTTAACACTGTGGCTAGGGGGCGCTACGTCATCCTCCGGCTCCGGTTTACCTTAGTCCCCGGGGGTATTCCTACTGTTGCGTATCCTGAAGTTCAACACCATCTTCGGTCTGTTGGTCGCCCGTTGAGTCTTCGGGAGGTGCGAAAAGCCGTGCTTGCGATTCGGAGAAGGAAAGGGATGCTTCTTGAAAGTCCACAGAACTCGTATCGCTCCGCTGGCTCTTTTTTTAAAAACCCATGTCTTACTCAGGAAGAATTCTGCAGGCTCGCAAAGCTCTGTCAGAAGGAGGGCCTGGGAGACCCACCCTCCTTCCCTCTAGCGACCGGAGAACTCAAAGTTCCTGCCGCATGGCTTGTCGAAAGGGCGGGTTTTTGCAAGGGGCATAGGGAAGGCCGGGTTGGTATCTCGCAACACCATGCTCTGGCCCTCATCAATCTCGGCGATGCTCGGGCAGCGGACCTTTTTGAGCTCAAGGAAAGGATTGAGAAAGCTGTTTTTGATCGATTCGGGGTTCGGTTGGAACCAGAGCCGGTTCTGGTGGGTTGGTAGTGAGCCGAAAAGCGCGCTGCCCAAGCCCCCGGCTTACGCCATGGAGTAGACCGGGTAGAGTTGCCAGGTAGAAAAACAAGGGCATAAGAGTTGGGGTGGCGGGTTGCAGCAACACAACCGTGATGTTGTATCTTCCTGCAAGGATCCCGTTGTAGGGCGTGCGAAGGACCGGAGGAAGGGATGGGTAAAGCCCGTCGACCGATGGCTGAAATAGGTGATCGTCGGTCTTCTTGGCGGGAGGAATAGGGATCAGGTCAAGATGGCGAAACAAGGTATCGGTATGAAAAGCGTATCCCATGCTGGCCAAGATTCCATGCTTTATCGCAGAGTTTTCCTTGCGCACGATCGGGGCGGACGAGGCGATTTTTTTCTAAGCTACTGGAGGCGTTTCTCGTGGCCTCTCTAGCCCTTGCTTCGGCTGGGCGTTGGGCCAGCTGACCTTGATGCGGCAATCGAAGGGTTCGCGGGTTGGGAACAGCTAGGAAATACAGCAAGGCATAAGGCTCAGGATCTGGGTACGTGGGCCAACCGGCAGAGTGTTGACTGTAAGACGGGTTAGCGGGTGTGAAAGGAGGGGTGTTTGGCTGTTAGCGCCGGAGAGTTGCCGACCGGGATGGTAATCGTGCATGCCGAAGCGACATCACTCGATGGCATCGTGCTCTACGCGCGGGTGTTCCATCTTGATCCAAAAGCGGATTGAGAGGAGGCGATTGGTTTGGGTTCTCGGAGTTTGTCTTTAAGCCAGGCGTTTTGCATCGTTACGTCCGTCAAGGAGCTCGGCTCTGGGATGAAGGGTCATCGCAGAGAGGGGCATGTTGGGCAGTTCTGTGATCCGAAGGTCGGGGTTATCATGTCGTCAACACATTTTTTAAACACCAGCCGTGCCGAGTCGGAAATTGACTGATAGAATCCAGGAGGTGGCTAGGTGTTAGATACCGTATGATTACGTAGCGTTCTTTGAAACAGCTCCGGATGGGATTGATGCCATGTTTTGAGGGCCTGAAGTGGGGTTTGATGGTGGGCCGATTTTTGAGGGACGTATTCGTTCTAGAGCCAGGTGCGCTGGAGCGAGCGTGGTTTTCAGGTCCGGAGAGCTTTGGAGGTGATGCCTACGGAGGATCTGTGCCCGTCTTCCGTTGAAGCGCTCCACCGTCCCATTGGTGAGAGCGTTTTCGGCTTGGTCAGGCGGTGCTCGATTCTCACGCTTGGCAGAGCGCGCCAAACTCATGGGATCTGGTAGCATCCTTGGCTGCTTGGCCGAAGACGCGATCGGTAAAGTCCTTGCCGTTATCGGTGAGGATGGTTCGGATTTTCACCGGCGCCGCCTTGGCCAGCGCGTGGAGGAAGCTGCGAGTGGCCGCTTGGGTCTTTGCACGCTTGACCGCTAGGGGGGCCCAACGAGTCGCTCGATTGATGGCGACGAAGACATAACGGCGAGAAGTCTCGTCGGCCATCTGGGGCAGGTATTTGAGGTTCACATGAAAATAGCCCGGCAGGTAAACTTTAAAGGGTTGGGTGGGATTGGCAGGCCTTTCCGATTGAGGCAGCCGGGAGTGGCCTCGACACCGCAGGAGCCGACCCAAGGCCGAACGGCTCATGGAGGGTTCAATAAATTCGCTGGTGACGGCCAGCAGATCGTCCAGCGGCAGCTGGGGCTGTGTGCGCAAGTAAATCACCAATTCTTCCTGTCCTGGATTGAGTGCCGTCGGGAGACGATGCGGGGTGTGGCTGGCATCCTCGACGAAATCTCGCTTCCGTTACCGACGAATCGTCTCCCGAGTCACGCAAAACGCCGTCACCAACTCGTAATCGCTGCCTGTTGCCCGTTGAATCGGTGTGTGGATCGCCGGCGTAGTCGTGGCATTCTTGTGCAGGGTGATTCTCATATCTATACGTCGGCTTTCCAGCTTGCCACAACCTCCCGAAGCACCGCACGACCGATCAGCAACGGACGGCGCTTTTCTAGAAGGTAATCATGCGAACCCTAACAGCCAGGCAAGAGGAGAATCAGGGAAACACACCCGACTCAACTGCAGAACAATTACTCCGAGAAGGAGAACAGCGTTTCCAAGAAGCTGTGTCGCAAAATCAATTCGGTGTCGCTCACGTAGGTTTTTTCGAGGCTGCTTGCATGGTCAACCCGCCACTATCCAGGAACGAGGCTGACCAACGCTTTCTTGAGAAAGTAATGGCGGTTCATCCTGGGCTAGCGGATTGGCCGCTTTGGTTCGACACTAGAGTTTGTGATGTGACAGAGTTCCACCCCTACAAGCATCAAGAGGGATGGGAGTGTCGCATCAGCGATGTAAAGATCCAGTTTTGGAGAATGGAGCCCATTGGCCGCTTCTATGTAAAGGCAAGTTTCGAAGAGGATAAAGACGTTACAGTGGACGCAGCGCAAGCAAGGCCCGAGCTGAACGCCCGGTGGCGGATTCGGCGTGTGATTGAAGCGACAAAGTGCTGCTTAGCCTTTGCAAGAGAGCTCGATGCCGGCGAAAATACCTCTCTTGAATTCGCATTTCGATGGACGCGCCTCCAGGGCAGAGTCCTACGCCGGCACCCGCTCTGGCCAATCCCAGGCGCAGGACCTTCCCAACGGGACGTTCTTGAATCTTCTGCTACTCTCCATATCGCAGCAGGAAGCAATGCCATTATCGATGCTGCACAACATGCGCTGGCTCCACTATTTGAGCTTTTTAGAATAGCCTTGCCGCGAGCGTGGGTGGAGAAGGTGTACAGCGATTTTTGGCGACTATCGTCTTAGAAGACGGAGTCGCCTGGGTCCGGAAAACGGGCGCCCGGACGTGCCGTCATACTACGGCGGTACGGCGGGCAGTCTCAGCGCTGAGATCGTCTACCGCTCTGTCGAAGGCTGTCAGCATGTTACCCGAAGCCCATGAGTCATGATGCCCACGGCGTCGATCCAACGGGATAATACGGCGGAGCACGCAAGACCGCTTACTCCACCCTGTTCGGTCTACGCCGGTGCTTGCAACCGGCTCGTTTCCGGTGTGCGCGAGTACTCCGTCTGGAACAGGGTAGCCCTGCACCGGGATACCTACCTCACGTTGCGCTAGGCAACGCCGTTGGATGCCCAGATGTGCTCCAACACCA from the Candidatus Methylacidithermus pantelleriae genome contains:
- a CDS encoding UDP-N-acetylmuramate dehydrogenase, whose product is MAPATEGCCQEKRIGADCFPKVEIQENVPLKDWTSLGVGGPARFFVRAKTQEEILEAVRWATKRRLPIFVLGGGTNVLFSDRGFDGLVVHMALRGIRRYSEGEHLIYEVAAGEPWDDFVAQAVEEGAAGVECLSGIPGTAGATPVQNVGAYGQETSQTLLDLEVLDLEKGQTRWMKASECEFGYRRSVFNTVARGRYVILRLRFTLVPGGIPTVAYPEVQHHLRSVGRPLSLREVRKAVLAIRRRKGMLLESPQNSYRSAGSFFKNPCLTQEEFCRLAKLCQKEGLGDPPSFPLATGELKVPAAWLVERAGFCKGHREGRVGISQHHALALINLGDARAADLFELKERIEKAVFDRFGVRLEPEPVLVGW